The DNA window CCTATTGATTTAATTCATTCACCTACATGCCCACATACTGTAAAACATCAAGatgtgtgtgcccaggtggcgTGCCCAGGGTCATTTCGGTGCAATTCACAGGATATGTGCCAGTTGTCAAGTCCCTGACACATCTATGAGATTCTTTTTAATTGTTGACAGCAAGCCAGTTTTTGGACATATCTTTTGCACCCTGTAGCATTCACCAGCTGTAATGTGTTGGGCATTTGCAACAGTGTCCTGCTAGCTTCAGCTTCCAAAACTACTTGTTGCTGCTCGTTCTGTAGCAATTCTTCCACAAGTGCACTTTGTATTGAGCTTCTGCTGTCCTTTACAGAACTCTTCTGTGTAAGCAGAACTGGGCACATGCCACCCTCATTGACAAATGCCCACAGTCCCACCCTAATACCATAACTGAGAGGACTTCCCTGCAATTTCCTGGTTGACAAGGAATGTGGGTATAGTACTAAGAACTTGTAAAGGAGGAGAAGAGTGTAATGCAACTTGAAAGCATAAGAGTGAAGAACAAGGGAAGAAACCTATCTTTGGGGGCTTATGGGAACATGAAGAGATCAAAAGGAAGGcaaagatggagagggatggagaaacatatgaaaaaaaagaatggtgaTAGGGACAGATGTCAGAATTGAGGGATAAAGAACATAAATTGGGAATGGGAAGACAGGTCACTAGAAATCATTTTCTTTCAGGACCTAAGACTGTACTTCAGATGTCTAGGCCTCTGCTGTCTAACCAGTGCCCCAGCTGCCTCTCATGGCTGGTCCACTTGGCAGTAACAGTGTGTTTTTGCTACCAATTACTTAATTTCCTTAGGGCTGGTAATCTCAGGTAGATGAAAACAGCTGTTCTGGGCTCAGGCTGAAGGTCCATCTCACTCATTATCTACTCTCTGACATTTATGGTAACTTTCCTTATATTTGTTCACCCTTGTTACCATCCTCGCAACATTTCCTAATTCCATTCTGTCCTTTCAGAGATCATCaccatcatggctgggcttcgtgaacgaagatttggggcAAGAGAACATGAATTGcacacttgttttctttattcccccttttttttttctttctgtttttctccattttaaatGCGTTTCTAGAAATTCCTTGTATTTTATTCGCTATTTTCACCCCTAGTGAGCAGTGTGTTGATATTTTCATGGAACTTGTGATCACTAGCCCAAGATCTCCCTTACAAGTGGCAGTGATCAGTGCAAAGTCCAGTATTCTATATAGGGAGGATTTTTGTGTACAGAATTGCTTCTTTCCATATTCATCACTCTCTTCTTGTCAGCTAAGTGaatggattttaaaatgccaGTCAAGATTATTAAGTGCAGCTgaaattcattatttcattatttgtattaagagaattttatatatacagctttattattttttagtttgttttaaataaatcaggAGTTCTGAATATGAGGAACCTGATCTGTCCTTAGTTCATCTTCATTTTGATACAAATATTACTGTGTATCTTATATGACATTTTCTTGCAGGGACTCACCTCTGATTATAGCAACAAAAGTGTGGGCACTTCATTAATTAACACTAATTggtttttgttgattttttttttttgaggggcaAATGTCCATGCGACTGACCCAAGCCGTGGACTGACTTCATGGGAATGGGCTTGTTTCACAGGAAGATCAGAATCTGCCTTCATCATGCAAAAGTTGATGGACAGGCCATGCCCAGAACAGTTTTCTGATCAATATAAACCAGAATGGCCAAAGATGAAAGAACTTCTTGCCAAGGCTGCAGAGCCGAAAAGCTGTTTGCAGAAGATTTCTGAGTGCGTACGGGCAGCTGTCTCATTCCGGTCTTTCTATGGCCCAGAAGAAGATGGGGTCCTTGACCACATGGTGAAGGTGACAACAAGCCTGGGCAGTCCTTTCATTGCTCTGGCATGCCGGACTGTGTGCCCAGGCAGCCCACCCTCTGTCGGTAAACGCAGACTGGCCGTGCAGGAAATCCTTaagaagcagagagcagaggagatcCGATCTCAAGATAAAGATCACGTTAGCAGCTACGAGAAGCTTTTTCAGAACTCCAAAGTCACAGTGATCCCCAAGAAGAAGGAACGTCGAGCCAGTCTGCAGCCCATCAGCCTTGCAGTGAACACAGTAGCCACGAGGAAAGCAAGCCTCCTACCGCTTCACCTGCTTAGACGGAGCAGCGTCAGGCCAGGATTTGTCATCCCCAAAGTCCGTGTCAGCAAGGCTCCTCCACCCACCTTCCAGCCAGAAAAGGCGAGAAGGAGGAGCAGTGCAAAGGATGATCCCTATTTGCAGATTCCCAAATGGAGATACAAGGAGCTAAAAGAGGAGCGGAAGAAGGCAGAGGAACAGGACAAGAATAGAGCAGCAGAGACTCAAAAGCTGAGGCAGGTGTCTCCTACCCGAAGCAGGACCTGATTTAAAGGCAATTGTTTAGAAGGTTCTTGAGCTACTAGTCTTGTTATCTGAGCAAGATAACAGACTGAATGCCTTTGTGCAGGCCCACTGTTCATGGAGCTGGAATACTGGCCTTTAAAGTGCATAAATACAGCAAGGGTTATGCCACAGCATGTCTGATGCTGGAGCACAAATGTAGTTTGAGGTGGAAGACTTACTAAGTTTACCTGTCTGCTGTTGAGAGGAAGTTCTAAGTGGTGCAGTCCTCTTGCAGATTCCTGTTTTACCAGCTCCAGGTGAATGACTGAGAAACAGCTTGAAAAACAACATATATGTGACAGGattatattttgtgtttgttcattttgtaaTGGACAAAATGAAGGAGTTGTGCTTTTGACACTAGacattccttcctctccttccatAGGTAGATGTATTGCAAGGTTTTATAGTAATAGTGAAAAGTTTAAAACATACCAGTGTTGGTGGCAGTGAAAATCCAGGTCTTCAATTGTTTTGGATATACTAAGCACTTTATTTCTATTCCAGTAAACAAAGTTTAAGGATAGGTATTAAACTGTACAGCTCTATACAGTCTGTATGGGTACAGGTCTTAGTGCATATTGTTTGCTCTGTTGAATATAAAAAGGGCTGCATATGAAATATCTCTGCAGTTGAGGTATTCACATCTTCTGCAGGTATAAATCAAGGGCAGGGACTGATTTCTTTGAAGCAACAGAGAAGCTGAGATAAGATTTGAATGCCACCATCACCTAAGATTTGCCTCCCCTGTTAGGTTTCCCTTTATCCGTTATCTGTTGTTTCCTCTTTAGTCTCAGGGAATTTTTTGTCATTGcatttaaatgtgaaataagGGAGATGATGAGGCACAGGTGGGCTTTTTTCAGGTTGTTATTTaaattcctgttttaaaaaccaGGTTTATTGTGAGCCTTTCCAGATTATAGCCAGGACAAGAAAATTATGCAGCTTGAAGAAGTTCAATTTTCCCAGGTATCAAGTCCAGCTATATACTAAGAAA is part of the Chiroxiphia lanceolata isolate bChiLan1 chromosome 1, bChiLan1.pri, whole genome shotgun sequence genome and encodes:
- the ANKRD33B gene encoding ankyrin repeat domain-containing protein 33B; the encoded protein is MVLLSGHGEQLAGERVCPAPAAAEEMPGAEAESSPEQGTEGAAAEGPGEEEEEEEEEEEDCEEYEDFSELPDTCSIASDDSFYPPLGLDDDDDDTWSQDGDERDSPEALSLFRACCTNNSIVLKALIRQGPGEEEVREADRNRRNGLIIACYQGYVDIVIALAQCPHLDVNWQDNEGNTALITAAQAGHITITNYLLNYFPGLDIEKRNAFGFTALMKSAMQGRTECVKALMMAGANVHATDPSRGLTSWEWACFTGRSESAFIMQKLMDRPCPEQFSDQYKPEWPKMKELLAKAAEPKSCLQKISECVRAAVSFRSFYGPEEDGVLDHMVKVTTSLGSPFIALACRTVCPGSPPSVGKRRLAVQEILKKQRAEEIRSQDKDHVSSYEKLFQNSKVTVIPKKKERRASLQPISLAVNTVATRKASLLPLHLLRRSSVRPGFVIPKVRVSKAPPPTFQPEKARRRSSAKDDPYLQIPKWRYKELKEERKKAEEQDKNRAAETQKLRQVSPTRSRT